Proteins encoded within one genomic window of Homo sapiens chromosome 21, GRCh38.p14 Primary Assembly:
- the KRTAP19-2 gene encoding keratin-associated protein 19-2, with product MCYGYGCGCGSFCRLGYGCGYEGCRYGCGHRGCGDGCCCPSCYRRYRFTGFY from the coding sequence ATGTGCTATGGCTACGGCTGTGGATGTGGCAGCTTCTGCAGACTGGGCTATGGCTGCGGCTATGAAGGATGCAGATATGGTTGTGGCCACAGAGGCTGTGGAGATGGCTGCTGCTGCCCATCATGCTACAGAAGATATAGATTCACTGGCTTCTACTAA